The Fusarium falciforme chromosome 10, complete sequence DNA segment CCTTTGCGCCTCCTGTTCTGACAAGGCAAGTGAACTTGGCACAAGCGTTCAAATGAAGGACAGGGGCTTCGGCCGGAAATGTTCCCAGGAATACTTCGTCTAGAGTCCCGTGAGTGAAGGTGGTATGCCCTTTCTGGCTGACGGGTGTGTAGAGAACACCGCTAAGGATGGGTACTTGAGGGTATGCAGCTCGGAATGGCTCTTCAATGGCTATGCCGTTTTGCAGGATGACGATTGTTGAGTTGGGTGAAACAGCTGGCTTAATGGCATCTGCCTCGGGACAATCAATTGTAGCCTTTGTTGTAACGAGGACCCATCTGAATGGCTGAGGTGATGACTCGACAGCCTCCTCGACAGAGCGCACGATACATGGGCGCACAGATAGGCCAGTTCCCCACAGATCCGAATCGATGGTGAAGCCCTGTTCCTTGCCGGCATCATAGTTGGAACGGCAGATGGAGTAAATATTCTTCTCCGGGATACTTTTGGATAGGAGGTATGCGAAGATGGCTCCGATACTACCAGTTCCGTATATCAAGACAGACATATCCTTATAGGAGGGAGCCATGGTTGAGAACTAGCAAGTGACGATGTTTGTGGAAGCTGAAACATTCCGAAAACTAGAAACTTGCAAATTTCCAGTGATAGCAATCTTTAGAAGACAGACCCAGGAATGTCTGTACCAAGTCGGGTCTAATCCAGAGGCAGAATCGGACGCTGGATCCAAAGCCGATGTTCGCTCTCGTGGCACGCCCTACGCCCCACGCCTTTATATCTACATGCCGTGGGGATGCTACGACGGCTACACGTCATGCACGCCCTTTCCAAATTGGTTGACATCGCGAAAATGCTGCTATGTTTCGCATGAGTTACCAAATGTCATGGAAAGATATGGAAATGGTGTCAAAATGATCACAGAGTGGTTGTCAAGTTGTGAGTCGCCCTACGCCCTACGCCCTGACTATCTACACGTCTTGCGCAACCGGTATTAAGAAATGGGGAGTGTGTTTGAGTACTTTTATTGAGCCTCATAATGTGCTGTGGTTTGTACTTCCCTCATCCAGTTCCCTCATCAACCACTTTTGCTGGCCAAGCCCGAAGCCACCATGGCAGTCGATTCCCCTCTTGCGCCCTTGGACGCTTCCAAGCTCGAGATCAAGGCACATGGCACCCCAAAGCCTGTTCCAGATGTCGACAGCCCCGAACTTGCGAGCTTGAAGGTCTCGACGGATCGTATGGTGGTGGCCACCTGGACCGCTCACCAAGGCTGGGCCAACCCCCAAGTGGTCCCCTACGGTCCGGTCCCTCTAATGCCCTCCGCCAGCGCCCTGCAATATGCAACCCAGTGCTTCGAGGGTATGAA contains these protein-coding regions:
- a CDS encoding 2-dehydropantoate 2-reductase, whose protein sequence is MAPSYKDMSVLIYGTGSIGAIFAYLLSKSIPEKNIYSICRSNYDAGKEQGFTIDSDLWGTGLSVRPCIVRSVEEAVESSPQPFRWVLVTTKATIDCPEADAIKPAVSPNSTIVILQNGIAIEEPFRAAYPQVPILSGVLYTPVSQKGHTTFTHGTLDEVFLGTFPAEAPVLHLNACAKFTCLVRTGGAKAHHVTDIQIERWKKLLINGSENPICALCRLRDAEFFRSSCGATAFMRDVMSEIAATARAAGYTAIDEGIVQEQLKLLTIRQLPGVMPSMMADVLAGRQMEVGVILGNTVKIAREHRVATPLLKALLALTTALNKSITAESR